A region from the Brassica napus cultivar Da-Ae chromosome C8, Da-Ae, whole genome shotgun sequence genome encodes:
- the LOC106433978 gene encoding actin-histidine N-methyltransferase isoform X2 has translation MPGTAFLKSLLMRVVCFQQITPDELPTDIRVSLTDKVGNIGKLAALLMIEINAGQNSRWFPYISRLPQLSDMHSTIFWDENEFGMIRCSAVHKETVKQKARIEKEFSLVSQAFKEHLPSAIERPALENFMYAYTLVGSRAWETSRGISLIPFADFMNHDGLSASIVLTDEDNQLSEVTADRDYSPGDEVLIRYGEFSNATLMLDFGFTFPYNTHDEVQIQMDIPNDDPLRNMKLGLLQTHYTRSVKDINIFHSSYDTFTIKEVKSATGKGIPQSLRAFARLLSCTSPQELNDLSKEAEQNDGRLARLPFKDRSRELEAHKIILAHINSLIVDHSVCIKELGASNFRFESQRLTVRRQMARELIFGELRVLRSAAEWLIHYCTNLFSAP, from the exons ATGCCGGGGACTGCATTCTTAAAGTCCCTTTTAATGCG AGTTGTATGTTTTCAGCAAATAACTCCGGATGAGCTTCCAACTGATATTAGAGTTTCATTGACCGATAAAGTTGGAAACATAGGAAAGCTTGCTGCTCTTCTTATGATAGAGATAAACGCTGGTCAA AACTCTCGATGGTTTCCTTATATCAGCCGACTTCCTCAGCTTTCAGATATGCACAGCACG ATCTTTTGGGATGAAAACGAGTTTGGCATGATTCGTTGTAGCGCAGTTCACAAGGAAACTGTAAAACAAAAAGCTCGGATAGAAAAGGAATTCTCACTTGTATCACAA GCATTCAAGGAACATCTTCCCAGTGCCATTGAACGCCCAGCTCTGGAAAATTTCATGTATGCATATACATTAG TGGGATCACGTGCGTGGGAAACCTCGAGAGGCATATCACTG ATTCCGTTTGCGGATTTCATGAACCATGATGGACTTTCTGCATCAATCGTTTTGACTGATGAAGACAACCAACTATCTGAG GTCACTGCAGATCGTGACTACAGTCCTGGTGACGAG GTCCTCATTAGGTATGGAGAATTCTCAAATGCTACACTCATGTTGGATTTTGGATTTACCTTTCCTTACAACACTCATGACGAG GTTCAAATCCAAATGGATATACCAAATGATGACCCTCTCCGCAACATGAAGCTGGGACTTCTCCAGACCCACTACACAAGAAGTGTCAAAGATATCAATATCTTTCACTCTTCTTATGATACTTTCACAATCAA GGAAGTGAAATCAGCTACAGGGAAAGGAATTCCTCAGTCACTCCGAGCATTTGCACGTCTTCTCTCTTGTACCTCTCCTCAAG AGCTAAATGATTTGTCAAAAGAAGCTGAGCAAAATGATGGCCGGCTAGCTCGGCTTCCCTTTAAAGACAGGAGCAGAGAGTTGGAGGCACATAAGATCATCTTGGCTCATATCAACAGTTTAATTGTGGATCATAGTGTTTGCATCAAG GAACTAGGAGCATCTAATTTCCGTTTTGAATCACAAAGGCTTACTGTTAGAAGGCAGATGGCAAGAGAGCTCATCTTTGGGGAGCTTCGTGTTCTGAGATCTGCAGCTGAATGGCTTATTCATTATTGCACAAACTTGTTTTCAGCACCTTAA